One Apodemus sylvaticus chromosome 16, mApoSyl1.1, whole genome shotgun sequence genomic region harbors:
- the LOC127666609 gene encoding sentrin-specific protease 2-like, translating to MPGIGMKPEDAGKARKRKFQHERGAESEPEDLGQVPRKKFQEGTEIVFREPGDAQKTTPQEQQHPDHQEEEPGRGHVLKLHEESPRKQKVLQNMKEPPEQAKTERKPTDGGTGRKRPHSSYSILEENDHPTPQKKHRRLPPDLQCVDHVRADPHRPDLPETSAQSNLDSGSRGTLLPDKTPVLAANKKPLGDKEKGREVDRIINLTQEMEEEIKKALGPGPLEDILSSRFKLQVTREDIQTLESGRWLNDDIINFYLNLLVERNEEQGYPALHVFSTFFYPKLKHSGYSSVKRWTRGVDIFEKEVIIVPIHQQVHWSLVVIDIRKQNIAYLDSMGQSGNSICETIFQYLQNESRTRRNIELDPLEWKRYSMTSEEIPQQLNGSDCGVFTCKYADYIARDQPVTFTQQDMPFFRKKMVWEILHSHLL from the coding sequence ATGCCTGGGATAGGGATGAAGCCCGAAGATGCAGGAAAAGCGCGAAAGCGCAAATTCCAGCATGAAAGGGGGGCAGAATCTGAGCCTGAAGATTTGGGACAAGTCCCAAGAAAGAAATTCCAGGAGGGAACAGAGATAGTATTTAGAGAGCCTGGCGATGCTCAGAAGACCACCCCTCAGGAGCAACAGCATCCGGACCATCAGGAAGAAGAGCCAGGCAGGGGTCATGTCCTTAAACTCCATGAGGAGAGtccaagaaaacagaaagtcCTGCAGAATATGAAAGAACCTCCAGAGCAGGCTAAAACGGAGAGGAAGCCTACTGATGGGGGCACGGGTCGCAAGCGTCCCCATTCCTCCTATTCCATCCTGGAGGAAAACGATCACCCCACCCCACAGAAAAAGCACAGAAGGTTACCTCCAGACCTTCAGTGTGTAGACCATGTAAGAGCCGATCCACACAGGCCAGACTTACCGGAAACATCAGCACAAAGCAACCTGGATAGTGGTAGCAGAGGTACTTTACTCCCCGACAAGACACCAGTACTTGCTGCAAATAAAAAGCCTCTCGGGGACAAGGAAAAAGGCAGAGAAGTGGATCGGATCATTAATCTTAcacaggaaatggaggaagaaataaagaaggcatTGGGTCCAGGGCCTCTAGAGGACATCCTAAGCAGTAGGTTCAAGCTACAAGTCACCCGAGAAGATATACAGACCCTGGAGAGTGGCCGGTGGCTGAATGATGACATCATTAACTTTTATCTCAACCTTCTCGTGGAGAGAAACGAAGAGCAGGGCTACCCGGCTCTTCACGTCTTCAGCACGTTCTTCTATCCCAAACTGAAGCACAGTGGCTACTCTTCTGTAAAAAGGTGGACGCGAGGAGTCGATATCTTTGAGAAAGAAGTAATCATAGTGCCTATCCACCAGCAGGTGCACTGGAGCTTGGTGGTCATCGAtataaggaaacaaaatattGCGTACCTCGACTCCATGGGTCAGTCAGGAAATTCAATCTGTGAGACCATCTTTCAGTATCTACAGAACGAAAGTAGGACAAGAAGGAACATCGAGCTGGACCCTTTGGAGTGGAAAAGATACAGTATGACATCAGAGGAGATTCCTCAGCAACTGAATGGGAGTGACTGTGGGGTGTTTACCTGTAAATATGCAGATTACATCGCTAGAGACCAACCTGTCACCTTTACTCAGCAGGACATGCCCTTCTTCAGGAAGAAGATGGTATGGGAAATCCTGCACAGTCACTTACTGTAA